The Stenotrophomonas sp. BIO128-Bstrain region TCTTTGTGGACCGCCCCAAGGACCCCATCGCCGCCGTTGCCGGCGGTGGGGTCGACGAGAAACGCATGAACCTGCATGACCTGACACCGATCGACCGACCCACCCTGTCCCTGCCCGACGGGCACACCAGACTGTTGCTGCATTCGTGCTGCGCACCGTGCTCGGGCGAGGTGATGGAAGCGATCACCGCTTCCGGCATCGATTACACGATCTTCTTCTACAACCCCAACATCCACCCGGTAAAGGAATACGAACTGCGCAAGCAGGAGAACATCCGCTTCGCCGAGAAACATGGCGTGCCGTTCGTCGACGCCGACTACGACACCGACAACTGGTTCTCGCGTGCGCGCGGCATGGAGAACGAGCCCGAGCGCGGCATCCGCTGCACGATGTGCTTCGACATGCGCTTCGTGCGCACCGCGCTGTACGCGCATGAGAACGGCTTTGCGGTGATCAGCAGCTCGCTGGGCATCTCGCGCTGGAAGGACATGAACCAGATCAACGACTGCGGCCACCGCGCCGCTGCGCACTATCCGGGTATCCAGTACTGGGACTACAACTGGCGCAAGGGCGGCGGTGCCGCGCGGATGGTGGAGATCAGCAAGCGAGAGCAGTTCTACCAGCAGGAGTACTGCGGCTGCGTGTACTCGCTGCGCGACGCCAACCGCCACCGCCGCGAGACCGGCCGCGAGCGCATCAAACTGGGCGTGCTGTACTACGGCGATGGCACCTCCCGGCAGGGCGACGCCGACTGACCGCTGCGGGGGCGTCGGCTAGACTGGGCGCCCCACCGTTGTGAAGCCGCCATGAGCCGTTACCCCGCCGATGTCGCCCTGGTCGTGATCGACCTGCAGCCGGATTTCATGCCCGGTGGTGCGCTGGCCTGCGTGGACGGCGATGAGATCGTGCCGGACATTGCGGCGCTGCTGGCCGAGCGCCGTTACGGCACCGTGGTAGCGACCCAGGACTGGCACCCGGCCGACCACGCCTCCTTCGCCAGCCAGCACCCGGGCCACCTCCCGTTCGAGGCGATCCTGCTGCACGCGCAGCCGCAGACCCTGTGGCCGGACCACTGCGTGCAGGGCAGCGCCGGTGCCGTGCTGCACCCGGGCGTGGACTGGACGGTGGCTGACCTGATCCTGCGCAAGGGCACCCGCCGCGCGGTGGACTCGTACAGTGCCTTCCGTGAAAACCACGGTCCCGACGGGACCCGCCCGGCCACCGGCCTGGCCGGCTGGCTGCATGAGCGCGGCATCCGCGAGGTGCATGTGTGCGGCCTGGCACGCGATTACTGCGTGCTGTGGAGCGCCCAGGACGCGGTGAAGTCCGGCTTCCGGGTCAAATTCCATTGGGACCTGACCCGGCCGGTGACCGACGCCAACGATGGGATGGTGCGCGAGGCGTTGGCGAAGGCGAAGATCGCGGTGATCTGACGGGCGAACCCGGGCGCCGGCCGGAACGGCGTACCGACCAACGGTCGGTACCCACGGTAGTGCCGGCCGCTGGCCGGCTCCCGATACCGTTCGACGCGTGCGAGGAGCCGGCCAGCGGCCGGCACTACCGGAGCGTCGTACCACCAACGGTGGGTTCCTGCCCGTCAGCGGAAGACGACGGTGCGATGCCCGTTGCGCAGGATCCGATGCTCCACATGCCGGCGTACCGCGCGCGCCAGCACCTGCGATTCGGTATCGCTGCCCAGCCGCACCAGATCGCGCGGCGTCATCGCGTGATCCACGCGCGCCACGTCCTGTTCGATGATCGGGCCTTCGTCCAGATCCGGGGTCACGTAGTGCGCGGTCGCACCAATGATCTTGACCCCGCGGGCGTGCGCCTGATGATACGGCTGCGCGCCCTTGAAGCTGGGCAGGAAGCTGTGGTGGATGTTGATCGCCCGCCCGGCCAGCGCCTCGCACAGGCGCGGCGACAGAATCTGCATGTAGCGCGCCAGTACCACCAGGTCGATCTGCTCGCGTTCGACCAGGTCGATGATCTGCTGCTCCTGCACGGCGCGGTTGTCCGCGTTGACCGGCAGGTGATGGAAGGGGACGCCGTACGAGCCGGCCAGCGCGGCGAAGTCCTCGTGATTGGAGGCCACCGCCGCGATGTCCACCTGCAGCTGCCGGCTGTGCGCACGGAACAGCAGGTCATTGAGGCAATGCCCCTGCCTGCTCACCAGCACCAGCAGCCGTGCCCGGCGGCGGGCATCATGCAGCTGCCAGTCCATGCCGAACTCGGTGGCCAGCGTGGCCATGCGGGCTTCCACGTCGCCCAGTGACTGATCGGCGGCCCGATCGAAGTGCACGCGCAGGAAGAACCGGCTGCTCTCGTCGTCGCCGAACTGCTGGGCATCGAGGATGTTGCAGCCCAGCTCGAACAACAGGCCGGACACACGGTAGACGATCCCGGTACGGTCCGGGCATGACAGGGTGAGGATGGAATCAGGGCGCATCCGGCCAGTGTAAGCGAGCACCGCCGGGCTGCGGTCGATGCTCTCAGATGCAACCAAGGGTGCCCGTGCCAGCAGTTACACCGCCGTCGGGTCCGCCTTTTCCACATCGATCCCGTACCGGTCGATCGCCACCTGCAGCTGGGCACGTTCGATCCGACCCTCATCGGCCAGCGACTTGAGCGCGGCAAGCACGATGAAGTGGCGGTCGACTTCAAAGAACGTACGCAGCGATTCGCGCGTGTCCGAGCGGCCGAAGCCATCAGTGCCCAGGGCGGTGAAGCGGCGGCCATCGATGAAGGGACGGATCTGGTCGCCGACGATCTTCATGTAGTCGGTGGCCACGATCACCGGGCCGGGGTGCGCGGCCAGGCACTGTTGCACGTACGGCACCCGCGGTTCCTGCACCGGATGCAGCAGGTTCCAGCGCTCGACCGCCAGGCCATCGCGGCGCAGCTCGGTGAGGCTGGTGGCGCTCCACACGTCGCTGGCGATGCCGAAGTCCTGCTGCAGCAGCGACGCCGCGGCTTCCACTTCGCGCAGGATCGCGCCACTGCCCATCAGCTGCACGCGCAGCGCGGGGTCGCTGTCGGCGGCGGCGGGGTGCAGCAGGTACAGGCCCTTGAGGATGCCCGCTTCACTGCCTTCGGGCAGTGCCGGGTGCGGATAGGCCTCGTTGAGCACGGTGATGTAGTAGTAGATGTCTTCCTGGTCCACGTACATCCGGCGCAGGCCGTCCTGGATGATCACCGCCAATTCGAAGTTGTAGGTGGGATCGAAGGAGACGCAGCTGGGGATCACCGAGGACAGCACATGGCTGTGGCCGTCGTCGTGCTGCAGCCCCTCGCCCATCAGCGTGGTACGCCCGGAGGTGGCACCGAGCAGGAAGCCGCGGGTGCGCGCATCGGCAGCCGCCCAGGCCAGGTCGCCCACGCGCTGCAGGCCGAACATCGAATAGAAGATGTAGAACGGAATCGTGGCCAGGCCGTGGTTGCTGTAGGCCGTGCCGGCGGCGATCCATGAGCAGATCGCACCGGATTCGTTGATGCCTTCCTGCAGGATCTGGCCGTCCTTGGCTTCCTTGTAATAGCTCAGCTGGCCGGCGTCCTGCGGGGTGTACAACTGGCCGAGGTAGGAGTGGATGCCGATCTGGCGGAACAGGCCTTCCATGCCGAACGTGCGTGATTCATCGGGCACGATGGGGATGATCAGCTTGCCCAGTTTGGGGTCCTTGAGCAGCGTGGTGAGGATGCGCACGAAGCCCATCGTGGTGGACTGGCCGCGTTCGCCACTGCCCTGCAGCTGGGTGGCGAAGGCCGACAGCGCCGGCACCGGCAACGGATCGACGTGGGTCAGGCGCGCCGGCAGCTGGCCGCCCTGGGCCTGGCGGCGCTGCGCGAAATAACGCGCTTCGGCGCTGCCCGGCGCCGGGCGCAGGTAGGGCATCTCCTCCAGCTGGTCGTCACTGACCGGCAGATCAAACCGATCACGGAACGCACGCACGGCATCGGCGCTCATCTTCTTGAGCTGGTGGTTGATGTTCTGGCCTTCACCGGCCTCGCCCATGCCGAAGCCCTTGACCGTCTTGGCCAGGATCACGCTTGGCCGGCCGTTGCCGGCGACCGCCTGCGCGTAGGCGGCGTAGACCTTCTGCGGATCGTGACCGCCGCGCGCGAGCGCCCAGATCTCGTCATCGCTCAGGTCCGCGACCAGGGCCAGCAACTCGGGATACTTGCCGAAGAAATGCTCGC contains the following coding sequences:
- a CDS encoding epoxyqueuosine reductase QueH, producing the protein MNLHDLTPIDRPTLSLPDGHTRLLLHSCCAPCSGEVMEAITASGIDYTIFFYNPNIHPVKEYELRKQENIRFAEKHGVPFVDADYDTDNWFSRARGMENEPERGIRCTMCFDMRFVRTALYAHENGFAVISSSLGISRWKDMNQINDCGHRAAAHYPGIQYWDYNWRKGGGAARMVEISKREQFYQQEYCGCVYSLRDANRHRRETGRERIKLGVLYYGDGTSRQGDAD
- a CDS encoding nicotinamidase, which produces MSRYPADVALVVIDLQPDFMPGGALACVDGDEIVPDIAALLAERRYGTVVATQDWHPADHASFASQHPGHLPFEAILLHAQPQTLWPDHCVQGSAGAVLHPGVDWTVADLILRKGTRRAVDSYSAFRENHGPDGTRPATGLAGWLHERGIREVHVCGLARDYCVLWSAQDAVKSGFRVKFHWDLTRPVTDANDGMVREALAKAKIAVI
- the aceE gene encoding pyruvate dehydrogenase (acetyl-transferring), homodimeric type; this translates as MNPALAPLDTDPQETQEWRESLEAVIHAAGRPRAHYLMDQLTELDTARHGDLHGRVWTAYTNTIPVERQPAYPGDLGIERRLNAMIRWNAMVMVLRAGKHSNVGGHIATYQSAAVLYDVGFDHFFRGRTDTFDGDMIYIQGHSAPGIYGRAFVEGRIAPERMDNFRRESDRDGLSSYPHPRLMPDFWQFPTVSMGLGPLTAAYQARYMRYLEYRGLKEHQGRKVWAFLGDGEMDQPESLAAISVAGRERLDNLVFVVNCNLQRLDGPVRGNAKVIQELEGTFRAAGWNVIKVIWGGGWDALLAKDSTGLLRQRMMECVDGDYQTFKSQNGAYVREHFFGKYPELLALVADLSDDEIWALARGGHDPQKVYAAYAQAVAGNGRPSVILAKTVKGFGMGEAGEGQNINHQLKKMSADAVRAFRDRFDLPVSDDQLEEMPYLRPAPGSAEARYFAQRRQAQGGQLPARLTHVDPLPVPALSAFATQLQGSGERGQSTTMGFVRILTTLLKDPKLGKLIIPIVPDESRTFGMEGLFRQIGIHSYLGQLYTPQDAGQLSYYKEAKDGQILQEGINESGAICSWIAAGTAYSNHGLATIPFYIFYSMFGLQRVGDLAWAAADARTRGFLLGATSGRTTLMGEGLQHDDGHSHVLSSVIPSCVSFDPTYNFELAVIIQDGLRRMYVDQEDIYYYITVLNEAYPHPALPEGSEAGILKGLYLLHPAAADSDPALRVQLMGSGAILREVEAAASLLQQDFGIASDVWSATSLTELRRDGLAVERWNLLHPVQEPRVPYVQQCLAAHPGPVIVATDYMKIVGDQIRPFIDGRRFTALGTDGFGRSDTRESLRTFFEVDRHFIVLAALKSLADEGRIERAQLQVAIDRYGIDVEKADPTAV
- the purU gene encoding formyltetrahydrofolate deformylase — translated: MRPDSILTLSCPDRTGIVYRVSGLLFELGCNILDAQQFGDDESSRFFLRVHFDRAADQSLGDVEARMATLATEFGMDWQLHDARRRARLLVLVSRQGHCLNDLLFRAHSRQLQVDIAAVASNHEDFAALAGSYGVPFHHLPVNADNRAVQEQQIIDLVEREQIDLVVLARYMQILSPRLCEALAGRAINIHHSFLPSFKGAQPYHQAHARGVKIIGATAHYVTPDLDEGPIIEQDVARVDHAMTPRDLVRLGSDTESQVLARAVRRHVEHRILRNGHRTVVFR